A single region of the Actinomycetota bacterium genome encodes:
- a CDS encoding citrate synthase — protein MPDSVTITDNRTGQAIEIPIENGGIDAAQWRKLLPGVWLYDPALMTTAACASHITYLDGDAGILRYRGYPIEQLAERSSYLEVSYLLIHGELPTQKEHEQWVHDITNHTYIHENVRKRFLEGFHYDAHPMGMLVSAVAALSTFYLDAKAIHDPESRYKQVLRLIAKMPTLAAAAHRFSVGMPFVYPDNSLPFAANFLSMMWKVAEPRFDANPQLAHALDVLFILHADHEQNCSTTAMRTVASAHADPYSCCAAACAALYGPRHGGANEAVIRMLTEIGSLDNVDDFVASVKQGNGRLQGFGHRVYKSYDPRARIVKQTADEVFEITGKNPLLDIALKLEEVALSDEYFTSRKLYPNVDFYSGLIYQAMGFPIEMFPVLFAIPRTSGWLAHWLELLEQDQRIARPRQLYIGPDERPYVPLDKR, from the coding sequence TCTACGACCCGGCGCTCATGACAACGGCGGCGTGCGCGAGCCACATCACCTATCTCGACGGTGACGCCGGCATCCTTCGTTACCGCGGCTACCCGATCGAGCAGCTGGCCGAACGGTCGAGCTACCTCGAGGTGTCCTACCTGCTCATCCACGGCGAGCTCCCCACCCAGAAGGAGCACGAGCAGTGGGTGCACGACATCACGAACCACACGTACATCCACGAGAACGTACGCAAGCGGTTCCTCGAGGGCTTCCACTACGACGCGCACCCGATGGGCATGCTCGTCTCCGCGGTGGCCGCGCTGTCGACCTTCTACCTCGACGCCAAGGCCATCCACGACCCCGAGAGCCGCTACAAGCAGGTGCTGCGGTTGATCGCCAAGATGCCGACGCTGGCTGCGGCCGCCCATCGCTTCAGCGTCGGCATGCCCTTCGTCTATCCCGACAACTCGCTTCCCTTCGCGGCGAACTTCCTGTCGATGATGTGGAAGGTGGCCGAGCCCCGCTTCGACGCCAACCCGCAGCTGGCGCACGCGCTCGACGTGCTCTTCATCCTGCACGCCGACCACGAGCAGAACTGCTCGACGACGGCGATGCGCACCGTCGCGTCCGCTCACGCCGACCCGTACTCCTGCTGCGCGGCGGCGTGTGCGGCGCTCTACGGGCCGCGCCACGGTGGGGCCAACGAGGCGGTGATCCGCATGCTCACCGAGATCGGGTCGCTCGACAACGTCGACGACTTCGTCGCGAGCGTGAAGCAGGGCAACGGTCGCCTGCAGGGATTCGGACACCGCGTCTACAAGAGCTACGACCCACGCGCCCGCATCGTGAAGCAGACCGCGGACGAGGTGTTCGAGATCACCGGCAAGAACCCGCTCCTCGACATCGCGCTCAAGCTCGAAGAGGTGGCGCTGTCCGACGAGTACTTCACCTCGCGCAAGCTCTATCCCAACGTCGACTTCTACTCGGGCCTGATCTACCAGGCGATGGGCTTCCCGATCGAGATGTTCCCGGTGCTGTTCGCGATCCCGCGCACGTCGGGCTGGCTGGCGCACTGGCTCGAGCTGCTCGAGCAGGACCAGCGCATCGCCCGCCCCCGCCAGCTCTACATCGGCCCCGACGAGCGCCCCTACGTGCCGCTCGACAAGCGGTAG
- a CDS encoding sigma-70 family RNA polymerase sigma factor: MTRAGLLSAEEERALALAIRAGRRAASAVVLPGDGEGQLRVREAIRAGLDARHRLISANLGWVITLSRRAYAGSVSIDELLQAGVIGLLLAVEHFDPARGRFTTYATFLVRQEIHRAIEDAGPGLRLRLKVRREAAQVHAARQELRPLLGRSPSQTEVAKATGLSEAAVRRVMPVGIAPVSLDADDRSVDVMLQDPGARVEEEVMAKARASAARVLLGALTPHQQRVVRLRFGLDDGEERNRAEVGRLLSVSRERVRQIELEAFERLRRAARVQGLGELVG; this comes from the coding sequence ATGACCCGCGCCGGGTTGCTCTCGGCCGAGGAGGAGCGGGCGCTCGCACTCGCCATCCGGGCCGGGCGGCGGGCGGCGTCGGCCGTGGTGCTCCCGGGCGACGGCGAGGGTCAGCTGCGGGTGCGAGAGGCCATTCGGGCCGGGCTCGACGCCCGGCACCGGCTCATCTCGGCCAACCTCGGATGGGTCATCACCCTCTCCCGGCGGGCCTACGCGGGCTCCGTGTCGATCGACGAGCTCCTCCAGGCCGGGGTGATCGGCCTGCTGCTGGCCGTCGAGCACTTCGACCCCGCCCGGGGCCGCTTCACGACCTACGCCACGTTCCTGGTGCGTCAGGAGATCCATCGGGCCATCGAGGACGCGGGACCGGGTCTGCGCCTGCGCCTGAAGGTGCGGCGCGAGGCGGCGCAGGTGCACGCGGCCCGCCAGGAGCTGCGCCCGCTGCTGGGCCGCTCGCCGTCGCAGACCGAGGTCGCCAAGGCCACGGGGCTCTCCGAGGCGGCCGTTCGCCGGGTCATGCCCGTTGGCATCGCCCCGGTCTCGCTCGACGCAGACGACCGCTCCGTCGACGTGATGCTGCAGGACCCCGGGGCCCGGGTGGAGGAGGAGGTCATGGCCAAGGCGCGTGCATCCGCGGCGCGCGTGCTGCTCGGCGCCCTCACGCCTCACCAGCAGCGGGTCGTCCGGCTCCGCTTCGGCCTCGACGACGGCGAGGAGCGCAACCGGGCCGAGGTCGGACGCCTGCTCAGCGTCTCCCGCGAGCGGGTGCGCCAGATCGAGCTCGAGGCGTTCGAGCGCCTGAGGCGGGCCGCCCGGGTCCAGGGCCTGGGCGAGCTCGTCGGCTGA
- a CDS encoding deoxyribonuclease IV codes for MQIGAHVKTGDPLAAAAETGADLVQIFVSDPQSWKTPKPRADADELKASGVPIYVHSPYLVNLASPNNKIRIPSRKILQECCDAAADLQARAVIVHGGHVTADDSVEAGVDRWVKALDQLTTTVPIFLENTAGGDHAMARHFDTIARLWDAIGDRVGFCLDTCHAHAAGEDLAGAVERILAITGRIDLVHCNDSKDPLGSGRDRHEHLGSGTIPPDMLAEVVRNAGAPVVCETPPDGQKDDIAWVREQVD; via the coding sequence ATGCAGATCGGCGCCCACGTCAAGACCGGTGACCCTCTCGCGGCGGCCGCGGAGACGGGCGCCGACCTCGTGCAGATCTTCGTGTCCGACCCCCAGAGCTGGAAGACGCCGAAGCCACGGGCCGACGCGGACGAGCTCAAGGCGTCGGGTGTCCCGATCTACGTGCACTCGCCCTACCTGGTGAACCTGGCGTCGCCGAACAACAAGATCCGCATCCCCAGCCGCAAGATCCTCCAGGAGTGCTGCGACGCGGCGGCCGACCTGCAGGCGCGAGCGGTGATCGTGCACGGCGGGCACGTCACCGCCGACGACTCCGTCGAGGCGGGCGTCGACCGATGGGTCAAGGCGCTCGATCAGCTCACGACGACGGTGCCGATCTTCCTCGAGAACACGGCCGGGGGCGATCACGCAATGGCCCGCCACTTCGACACGATCGCGAGGTTGTGGGACGCGATCGGCGACCGGGTGGGGTTCTGCCTCGACACCTGCCACGCGCACGCCGCGGGTGAGGATCTCGCCGGTGCGGTCGAGCGCATCCTCGCCATCACCGGCCGCATCGACCTCGTGCACTGCAACGACTCCAAGGACCCCCTGGGGTCGGGCCGCGACCGCCACGAGCACCTCGGGTCGGGCACGATCCCGCCCGACATGCTGGCCGAGGTGGTGCGCAACGCGGGCGCGCCCGTCGTCTGCGAGACGCCGCCCGACGGCCAGAAGGACGACATCGCGTGGGTGCGTGAACAGGTCGACTGA
- the tesB gene encoding acyl-CoA thioesterase II: MTQDAVDELCALLDLEPIEVNIFRGVSPKEDRQRVFGGQVAGQALVAAGRTVAQGTVHSLHAYFLRPGDPNIPILYDVDRIRDGRSFTTRRVVAIQHGRAIFNLSASFHVDEQGPDHQLPMPDVPDPESLATFKERMEPFKETLGDWYDRDRPIDIRHVSGSPMERRGREPLPPAQQVWMRADGRLPDEPLLHACVVAYASDLTLLDTTTLPHALSAFEDHHRLMMASLDHAMWFHRPFRADEWLLYDMESPSASGARGFARGSIYTRDGALVVSVAQEGLVRPLDVDAPAGADAG, from the coding sequence ATGACTCAGGACGCCGTCGACGAGCTCTGCGCGCTCCTCGACCTCGAGCCCATCGAGGTCAACATCTTCCGGGGCGTCAGCCCGAAAGAGGACCGTCAGCGCGTCTTCGGCGGACAGGTGGCGGGCCAGGCCCTCGTCGCCGCGGGACGGACGGTCGCGCAGGGAACCGTGCACTCGCTGCACGCGTACTTCCTGCGCCCGGGCGACCCCAACATCCCGATCCTCTACGACGTCGACCGCATACGCGACGGCCGCTCCTTCACCACGCGCCGCGTGGTAGCGATCCAGCACGGACGCGCGATCTTCAACCTGTCGGCGTCGTTCCACGTCGACGAGCAGGGGCCGGACCATCAGCTGCCGATGCCCGACGTGCCCGACCCCGAGTCGCTGGCGACGTTCAAGGAGCGCATGGAGCCGTTCAAGGAGACGCTCGGCGACTGGTACGACCGCGACCGCCCGATCGACATCCGCCACGTGTCGGGGAGCCCGATGGAGCGCCGCGGGCGCGAGCCGCTCCCGCCTGCGCAGCAGGTGTGGATGCGCGCCGACGGACGGCTGCCCGACGAACCGCTGCTCCACGCGTGCGTGGTGGCGTACGCGTCCGACCTGACGCTGCTCGACACGACGACCCTGCCCCACGCGCTGAGCGCGTTCGAGGACCATCACCGGCTGATGATGGCGAGCCTCGACCATGCCATGTGGTTCCACCGGCCGTTCCGGGCCGACGAGTGGCTGCTGTACGACATGGAGAGCCCGTCGGCTTCGGGCGCGCGCGGGTTCGCGCGCGGATCGATCTACACGCGCGACGGCGCGCTCGTGGTCTCGGTGGCCCAGGAGGGCCTGGTGCGACCGCTCGACGTCGACGCGCCCGCGGGCGCCGACGCGGGCTGA